In a genomic window of Holophagaceae bacterium:
- a CDS encoding fumarate reductase/succinate dehydrogenase flavoprotein subunit — protein sequence MELKSNIPEGPLEKKWEKYRNDMKLVNPANKRKYKIIVVGSGLAGASAAASMAELGYEVDCFCYQDSPRRAHSIAAQGGINAAKNYHNDGDSVFRLFYDTVKGGDFRAREANVHRLAEVSVNIIDQCVAQGVPFAREYGGLLDNRSFGGAQVSRTFYARGQTGQQLLLGAYQALERQIGLGKVKMHTRHDMQELILVDGVAKGIVTRDMVTGAIESHLAHAVCLATGGYAPVFYLSTNAMGCNTTAIWRAFKKGAAFANPCFTQIHPTCIPVTGDHQSKLTLMSESLRNDGRVWVPKKPGDKRAPNDIPEDERDYYLERKYPSFGNLAPRDIASRAAKEACDNGLGVGETGLGVYLDFADSIKRLGRHAIEEKYGNLFEMYERITDENPYKTPMRIYPAAHYTMGGLWVDYNLMSTIPGLFVMGEANFSDHGANRLGASALMQGLADGYFVAPYTVGNYLAGVKPSEHPTAAHAAVLAAEASVKARVEKLMAIKGTKTPTHFHRELGKIMWEHCGMARNEADLKKGLELIPKLREEFWSDLLIPGAGNELNQSLEHAARVADFFELAELMCLDALQRRESCGGHFREESQTPDGEAQRDDANFCHVAAWEYMGEGQAPVRHIEPLTFENVHLATRSYK from the coding sequence CGCTTCCGCCGCCGCTTCCATGGCCGAACTCGGCTACGAGGTGGATTGCTTCTGCTACCAGGATTCGCCGCGCCGCGCCCACTCCATCGCGGCCCAGGGCGGCATCAACGCGGCGAAGAACTACCACAACGATGGCGACAGCGTCTTCCGCCTGTTCTACGACACGGTGAAGGGCGGCGATTTCCGCGCCCGGGAAGCCAACGTGCACCGCCTGGCGGAAGTCAGCGTGAATATCATCGACCAGTGCGTGGCCCAGGGCGTGCCCTTCGCCCGCGAATACGGCGGCCTGCTGGACAACCGCTCCTTCGGCGGCGCGCAGGTCTCGCGCACCTTCTACGCCCGGGGGCAAACGGGACAGCAGTTGCTGCTGGGCGCCTACCAGGCCCTGGAGCGCCAGATCGGCCTGGGCAAGGTGAAGATGCACACCCGCCACGACATGCAGGAGCTGATCCTGGTCGATGGAGTCGCCAAGGGCATCGTCACCCGCGACATGGTCACCGGTGCAATCGAATCCCACCTAGCGCACGCGGTATGCCTGGCCACCGGCGGCTACGCGCCGGTCTTCTACCTGTCCACCAACGCCATGGGATGCAACACCACCGCCATCTGGCGCGCCTTCAAGAAGGGCGCCGCGTTCGCGAATCCCTGCTTCACCCAGATCCACCCCACCTGCATCCCCGTCACCGGCGACCACCAGTCGAAGTTGACGCTGATGTCGGAATCCCTGCGCAACGACGGCCGTGTATGGGTTCCCAAGAAGCCCGGCGACAAGCGTGCCCCCAATGACATTCCCGAAGACGAGCGCGACTACTACCTGGAACGCAAGTACCCCAGTTTCGGCAACCTCGCGCCCCGGGACATCGCCTCCCGCGCCGCCAAGGAGGCCTGCGACAACGGCCTGGGCGTCGGCGAGACCGGCCTCGGCGTCTACCTGGATTTCGCGGATTCCATCAAGCGGTTGGGCAGGCACGCCATCGAAGAGAAATACGGCAATCTCTTCGAGATGTACGAGCGCATCACCGACGAGAATCCCTACAAGACGCCCATGCGCATCTATCCCGCGGCCCACTACACCATGGGCGGCCTCTGGGTGGACTACAACCTCATGAGCACCATCCCAGGGCTCTTCGTCATGGGCGAAGCCAATTTCAGCGACCATGGCGCGAACCGCCTGGGCGCTTCCGCCCTGATGCAGGGCCTCGCGGATGGCTACTTCGTGGCGCCCTACACCGTGGGCAACTACCTGGCGGGCGTGAAACCCAGCGAACACCCGACGGCGGCCCACGCCGCCGTGCTCGCCGCCGAGGCTTCAGTCAAGGCGCGGGTTGAAAAACTGATGGCCATCAAAGGCACGAAGACGCCCACGCATTTCCACCGGGAGCTGGGCAAGATCATGTGGGAGCACTGCGGCATGGCCCGCAACGAAGCGGATCTCAAAAAGGGTCTGGAACTCATCCCCAAGTTGCGGGAGGAATTCTGGTCCGATCTGCTGATCCCCGGCGCCGGGAACGAACTGAACCAGTCGCTGGAACACGCGGCCCGCGTCGCGGATTTCTTCGAATTGGCAGAGCTCATGTGCCTGGACGCCCTGCAGCGGCGGGAGAGCTGCGGCGGCCATTTCCGGGAGGAATCCCAGACGCCGGACGGCGAAGCCCAGCGCGACGACGCGAATTTCTGCCACGTCGCGGCCTGGGAATACATGGGCGAGGGACAGGCCCCGGTCCGCCATATCGAGCCGCTCACCTTCGAGAACGTCCACCTCGCCACGCGCAGCTACAAGTAG
- a CDS encoding succinate dehydrogenase/fumarate reductase iron-sulfur subunit produces MSSEKNLNLTLNVWRQKNAQTEGGFETYAAPGISTDMSFLEMLDVVNEELITKGNDPIAFDHDCREGICGTCSMVIDGRPHGPKERTTACQLHMRSFKDGDTIAIEPWRAAAFPVQKDLIVDRGAFDRIIAAGGFISAPTGSAQDANALPVSKQNADLAMDAAACIGCGACVAACPNASAMLFVSAKVSQLALLPQGQPERYIRVRDMIAQMDAEEFGTCTNHGECEAACPKGISVENIARMNRDYLKASLTYRPEVASGGAG; encoded by the coding sequence ATGTCCTCAGAAAAGAACCTGAACCTCACCCTCAATGTCTGGCGCCAGAAGAACGCCCAGACCGAGGGCGGATTCGAGACCTATGCCGCCCCGGGCATCAGCACGGACATGTCCTTCCTGGAGATGCTCGATGTGGTCAACGAGGAACTGATCACCAAGGGCAATGACCCCATCGCCTTCGACCACGACTGCCGCGAAGGCATCTGCGGCACCTGCTCCATGGTCATCGATGGCCGCCCCCACGGCCCCAAGGAGCGCACCACCGCCTGCCAGCTCCACATGCGCAGCTTCAAGGACGGCGACACCATCGCCATCGAGCCCTGGCGCGCCGCGGCCTTCCCGGTGCAGAAGGATCTCATCGTGGACCGCGGGGCCTTCGACCGCATCATCGCCGCCGGCGGCTTCATCAGCGCGCCCACGGGCTCCGCCCAGGACGCCAACGCCCTGCCTGTCTCCAAACAGAACGCAGATCTCGCCATGGATGCAGCGGCCTGCATCGGGTGCGGCGCCTGCGTGGCCGCCTGCCCGAATGCCTCGGCCATGCTCTTCGTCTCGGCCAAAGTGAGCCAGCTCGCGTTGCTGCCCCAGGGCCAGCCCGAACGCTACATCCGCGTGCGCGACATGATCGCGCAGATGGACGCCGAGGAATTCGGCACTTGCACCAACCATGGCGAATGTGAAGCCGCCTGCCCCAAGGGCATCAGCGTCGAGAACATCGCCCGCATGAACCGCGACTACCTGAAAGCCAGCCTCACCTACCGGCCCGAAGTGGCCAGCGGTGGCGCAGGGTGA